A window of the Pungitius pungitius chromosome 3, fPunPun2.1, whole genome shotgun sequence genome harbors these coding sequences:
- the LOC119221868 gene encoding protein NipSnap homolog 2-like has translation MATRVLHRVSGGLGRATSSGARPGGCLVVWSRGFTTSVSRSGKDSWFKSLFVRKVDPRKDAHATLLTKNEESNLYKIQFHNVKPECLDAYNKLCEEVLPSIHADKYYPCELVGTWNTWYGEQDQAVHLWRYRGGYPALTEVMNKLKQNEEFTAYRKERGKMLMSRRNQLLLEFSFWNEPVPREGPNIYELRSYQLRPGTMIEWGNYWARAIRYRQHNREAVGGFFSQIGNLYMVHHLWAYKDLQSREDTRNGAWQQEGWDEVVYYTVPLIQHMDSRIMIPTKASPLK, from the exons ATGGCGACCAGAGTCCTTCACAGGGTGAgcggtggcctgggtcgggcTACGAGCAGCGGGGCCCGGCCGGGCGGATGCCTCGTCGTGTGGAGCAG GGGATTCACGACTTCCGTCAGCAGAAGCGGAAAGGACAGCTGGTTTAAGTCGCTGTTTGTGAGGAAAGTTGATCCCAGGAAAGATGCACACGCTACCCTACTAACCAAAAATGAGGAAAGTAATCTGTACAAAATCCAGT tccaTAATGTCAAGCCAGAGTGCCTGGATGCCTACAACAAGCTCTG TGAGGAGGTTTTGCCCTCCATCCATGCTGATAAGTACTACCCCTGTGAGCTGGTGGGTACTTGGAATACCTGGTATGGAGAACAAGACCAGGCTG TCCATCTGTGGCGCTACAGGGGCGGGTACCCGGCTCTAACCGAGGTGATGAACAAGCTCAAGCAGAACGAG GAGTTCACAGCCTACAGGAAGGAGCGCGGGAAGATGCTGATGTCTCGCAGGAACCAGCTCCTGCTGGAGTTCAGCTTCTGGAACGAGCCCGTTCCCCGAGAGGGGCCCAACATCTACGAGCTGAGGTCCTACCAGCTCAGG ccAGGAACCATGATTGAGTGGGGTAATTACTG GGCCAGAGCCATCAGATACCGCCAGCACAACCGAGAAGCTGTGGGAGGCTTTTTCTCACAGATCGGCAACCTCTACATGGTGCATCACCTCTGGG CTTACAAAGACCTCCAGTCCAGAGAAGACACCAGGAATGGAGCCTGGCAGCAGGAGGGCTGGGACGAGGTGGTGTATTACACAG TTCCTCTCATTCAACATATGGATTCCAGGATCATGATCCCGACGAAGGCTTCTCCTCTGAAGTGA
- the psph gene encoding phosphoserine phosphatase — protein sequence MMATLSQTKELFRRADAVCFDVDSTVIKEEGIDELAKFCGVGDAVTEMTRKAMGGSMTFKKALNERLSIIRCSREQVNKLITDHPPQLTPGIRELVDRLHQRNIKVFLISGGFSCIVEHVATQLDIPLPHVYANRLKFYFNGEYAGFDESQPTAETGGKGKVINMLKEQHGFKNVVMIGDGATDLEAFPPASAFIGFGGNVVRQQVKEKSLWYVTSFGELLKELENI from the exons ATGATGGCAACTCTTTCACAGACCAAGGAACTATTCCGCAGAGCAGACGCGGTGTGTTTTGATGTGGACAGCACAGTCATCAAAGAAGAAGGCATCGATGAACTTGCCAAATTCTGCGGTGTTGGGGATGCAGTCACTGAAAT GACTCGAAAAGCTATGGGCGGCTCAATGACGTTTAAGAAAGCGCTGAATGAGCGTCTTTCCATCATCCGATGTTCCAGGGAACAAGTGAACAAACTGATCACAGATCACCCACCTCAGCTGACTCCAGGTATCCG GGAGCTCGTGGACCGCCTGCACCAGCGAAACATCAAGGTGTTCCTCATCTCGGGCGGTTTCAGCTGCATCGTTGAGCACGTGGCCACTCAGCTCGACATTCCTCTGCCCCATGTTTACGCCAACCGCCTCAAGTTCTACTTCAACG GAGAGTATGCAGGGTTTGATGAGAGCCAGCCCACAGCAGAGACCGGTGGTAAAGGAAAAGTCATCAATATGTTAAAGGAGCAACATGGCTTCAAGAACGTGGTGATGATCGGAGACGGAGCGACTGATCTAGAGGCGTTCCCTCCGGCT AGTGCCTTCATCGGATTCGGTGGGAATGTCGTCAGGCAGCAAGTGAAGGAGAAGTCTTTGTGGTACGTCACAAGTTTTGGGGAATTGCTAAAGGAACTGgaaaatatttaa